One Ignavibacterium sp. DNA segment encodes these proteins:
- a CDS encoding O-antigen ligase family protein: MIKVFDLSTKEFLIISLTFALMLLFIPTIIVVGVAILLLIVFLYKINNRIILPLVIVSFLTMSSDYLGDYRIFISLFLTLLLVIIFLIDHGFEYAKYPRLPIGIIRFVIFLLITLICSTVFSFYINLSFIATIRVMTFLVICYLIYSLIKEKIEINILIYSLIVVMILSGISMFIDLYQLGLQKFFIRGVLEDKYTLIAPKGFTGETIFFISFTLLIALLFKNERKSFYSKLVIWLLILVNGILLILANSRGGILAAVIATAVFLLIIKPKIFFKLFLIIVSLLIVLFVLSSNFKDTFEAYMRLETVDQRLVYWNMGLEIIRDNPVFGVGPDTFHKQFFNYIPSSFIRFLNPELSNLGSPHPHNFFIYFFAENGILGLLTAILFFIMFFYYAVKTFNKSRKLNSEFYIFTAVILSIGIGIFIRSFLEITGYLTYGYIKTDLPFWLLFITLLKINVQLSDETISEMRR, from the coding sequence ATGATTAAAGTTTTTGATTTAAGTACTAAAGAATTTTTAATAATCTCTTTAACCTTTGCACTGATGTTATTATTTATTCCAACTATTATAGTCGTTGGGGTAGCCATTCTACTTTTAATCGTATTTTTGTATAAGATTAACAATCGCATCATTTTGCCTCTCGTAATTGTTTCTTTTTTAACAATGTCATCAGACTACTTAGGGGATTACCGAATATTTATAAGCTTATTTTTAACACTTTTACTTGTAATTATCTTTTTAATTGATCATGGTTTTGAATATGCTAAATATCCAAGATTACCTATTGGTATAATAAGATTTGTGATATTCTTATTGATAACTCTCATTTGCTCAACAGTGTTTTCATTTTACATTAATTTAAGTTTTATTGCTACAATAAGAGTAATGACTTTTTTAGTTATTTGTTATTTGATTTATTCGTTAATTAAAGAGAAAATAGAAATAAATATTCTGATTTACTCACTTATTGTTGTTATGATTCTATCAGGCATTTCTATGTTTATTGATTTATATCAATTAGGACTACAAAAATTTTTTATCAGAGGTGTTTTAGAAGATAAATATACCTTAATTGCACCTAAAGGGTTTACTGGAGAAACAATCTTTTTTATCTCATTTACTTTGTTAATTGCATTGTTATTTAAAAATGAAAGAAAAAGTTTCTATTCAAAGTTAGTAATTTGGCTTCTGATATTGGTGAATGGTATTCTTTTGATTTTGGCTAATTCAAGAGGTGGAATTTTAGCTGCAGTTATAGCTACAGCTGTGTTTTTATTAATAATAAAACCAAAAATATTTTTTAAGTTGTTTCTAATAATTGTATCTCTTTTAATAGTACTTTTTGTATTATCAAGTAACTTTAAGGATACATTTGAAGCATATATGAGATTGGAAACTGTTGATCAAAGATTAGTTTACTGGAATATGGGACTTGAAATTATCAGGGATAATCCAGTTTTTGGAGTTGGTCCAGACACTTTTCACAAACAATTTTTTAACTATATACCAAGCTCATTTATTCGTTTTCTTAATCCAGAACTTTCAAATCTTGGTAGTCCTCATCCACATAATTTCTTCATATATTTTTTCGCAGAGAATGGGATTCTTGGTCTATTAACAGCAATATTATTTTTTATAATGTTTTTCTACTATGCTGTAAAAACTTTTAATAAATCTAGAAAATTAAATTCAGAGTTTTACATTTTTACTGCTGTAATATTATCAATCGGTATTGGTATCTTTATAAGGTCATTTCTTGAAATAACTGGGTATCTTACATATGGTTATATAAAAACAGATTTGCCTTTCTGGTTATTATTTATCACTTTGTTAAAAATTAATGTGCAACTAAGTGATGAAACTATTTCAGAAATGAGAAGGTAA
- a CDS encoding lipid II flippase MurJ, translated as MKHKFLSTISGATLYISFILILSKGIGFIREIVFAGYYGTGVQYDIYLVSSVIPLTLNIIVFFVGQNYFIPSLSKYSNFGEKSEIKFSKQVFVSYILLTFILIIPLYFFSEWFLEIFFSLPQKEISSTPKLIFQILLLTVPLSAGISILTSYLQSKLEFKSPAISQLFINFSIIILIVLYSSSLGNISIALGYLIGTLLQFVYLLRKTFGIRAFILETKSLLPEKIRSVLYLNIIYIVLIESIGQLYSIIDRIFFAELPEGGVASIYYAQSLFLFPISIFTFALSTVIFPRISKSFSENNLFEVNEILSRSSRVTVLIFTPISLVYLFYSTPLIKLVFERGKFSNEGTLMTSEALGLFTISLVFYAIYSILNKVFYSANLSKLLLLLTIIGICLKYLLNYQLVAYFAQAGLALSTSITYIVFFIISLYLIKLKLNVSLDKKVWLELLLNVFNGIFSYIFVEAFFYIFSFTDIILVKLSFYLFVYMINNLLIEYETIKFIKQNLFRNQLFFNLK; from the coding sequence ATGAAACACAAATTTTTATCTACAATAAGTGGAGCTACTTTATACATCTCTTTTATTTTAATATTATCTAAAGGTATTGGGTTTATTAGAGAAATCGTATTTGCTGGATATTATGGTACAGGAGTACAGTACGATATCTACTTAGTATCAAGTGTAATTCCATTAACTCTGAATATTATTGTTTTCTTTGTTGGACAAAATTACTTTATCCCTTCGTTGAGTAAATACTCAAATTTCGGAGAGAAGAGTGAGATAAAATTTTCTAAACAGGTATTTGTAAGTTATATATTATTGACATTCATACTTATTATACCATTGTATTTTTTTTCAGAATGGTTTCTTGAAATTTTTTTCAGTTTACCACAAAAGGAAATTAGTAGTACTCCTAAGTTAATCTTCCAAATCTTATTACTAACTGTCCCTCTTTCAGCTGGAATATCAATACTGACCTCTTATTTACAATCTAAGTTAGAGTTTAAATCCCCGGCTATTTCTCAATTATTTATTAATTTTTCAATTATTATCCTTATAGTATTGTATTCAAGTAGTTTAGGAAATATTTCTATTGCTCTGGGATATCTAATTGGTACACTTCTACAATTTGTTTATTTATTAAGGAAAACATTCGGAATCAGGGCATTTATTTTAGAAACAAAAAGTTTATTACCTGAAAAAATCAGATCAGTTTTATATTTAAATATTATTTACATTGTTCTGATTGAATCAATAGGACAGCTTTATTCAATAATTGACAGGATCTTTTTCGCAGAACTACCGGAAGGTGGAGTGGCTTCAATCTATTATGCACAAAGCTTGTTTCTTTTTCCGATATCAATTTTTACTTTTGCATTAAGCACAGTAATATTTCCCAGAATATCAAAGTCATTTTCAGAAAATAATCTTTTTGAGGTTAATGAAATCCTTTCACGTAGCAGCAGAGTTACCGTATTAATTTTTACACCAATTAGTTTGGTTTATTTATTTTATAGTACCCCATTGATAAAGCTAGTTTTTGAACGTGGTAAGTTTTCAAATGAAGGTACATTAATGACCAGCGAGGCTTTAGGTTTGTTTACGATAAGTTTAGTGTTTTATGCAATATATTCTATTTTAAATAAAGTTTTCTATAGTGCAAATTTATCTAAACTGTTACTTCTGCTTACTATAATAGGAATTTGTTTGAAGTATTTACTTAACTATCAACTGGTAGCTTATTTTGCACAGGCTGGCTTGGCTTTAAGTACTTCGATTACTTATATAGTATTTTTTATCATAAGTCTTTATTTAATCAAACTAAAACTAAACGTCAGCCTTGATAAAAAAGTCTGGTTAGAATTATTACTTAATGTCTTTAACGGAATATTTTCTTACATTTTTGTAGAAGCATTCTTTTACATATTTAGTTTTACTGATATTATTCTTGTAAAACTATCTTTTTATTTATTTGTTTATATGATTAATAACCTTTTGATTGAATATGAGACTATCAAATTTATTAAACAAAATCTTTTTAGAAACCAATTATTCTTTAATTTAAAATAA
- a CDS encoding GNVR domain-containing protein — MSWHEILNVILFNIKTILKITILSTLFLFLILWLIYPRTYSANVSVMPPEKQENIGGLSSLFSGGNFSSILTGGMATATSQLYVEILKSRSAALYVVDKLNLTKLYNTEDRIEAAEKLIDRLNTNISKEGIITLNVDVKSTLIPMLFSDEDSLKELSARISNTYIAALDSINKEKLSSKAKSARQYIQEQIVQTKALLDSAETALMEFQSRNKTIAMTDQIKAAIEGSTQLKTEIIKTEIELGLVKTDAGESNRLYNSLYKKLQELKEQYSNFEIGSTDYLLAFKDVPVLGKKLAGLYREVRIQNEVYVLLQQQFYQEKIQENKDIPTVQVLDEAIPPKKKSEPKIVLSTFTGSILIMIISIFILLISKKNNYSK; from the coding sequence TCTTAAAATTACTATACTTAGCACCCTCTTTCTCTTTTTGATTTTATGGTTAATCTATCCTAGAACGTACAGTGCTAATGTTTCTGTCATGCCGCCCGAAAAACAGGAAAACATTGGTGGATTAAGCTCATTATTTAGCGGAGGAAATTTTTCAAGTATTTTAACAGGTGGAATGGCAACTGCTACCTCACAATTGTATGTCGAAATATTAAAAAGTAGAAGTGCAGCTTTATATGTTGTTGATAAACTGAACCTTACAAAGCTATATAATACTGAAGATAGAATTGAAGCCGCAGAAAAATTAATCGACAGATTAAATACTAATATCTCAAAAGAAGGGATAATAACATTAAATGTAGATGTTAAGTCAACTTTAATACCTATGTTGTTCAGTGATGAAGATTCATTGAAGGAACTTAGTGCAAGAATTTCAAATACATACATTGCTGCATTGGATTCAATTAATAAAGAGAAACTTTCTTCGAAAGCTAAAAGCGCCAGACAGTATATTCAGGAACAAATAGTTCAGACTAAGGCTTTACTAGATTCAGCCGAAACTGCTTTGATGGAATTTCAAAGTAGAAACAAAACTATAGCAATGACTGATCAAATTAAAGCGGCGATTGAAGGTTCTACTCAGCTAAAAACTGAGATAATAAAAACCGAAATTGAACTTGGGTTAGTTAAAACTGATGCAGGAGAAAGTAATCGGTTATATAATTCCTTATACAAAAAACTTCAGGAACTAAAGGAGCAATATTCAAATTTCGAAATCGGCAGTACAGATTATCTTTTAGCTTTTAAAGATGTACCAGTTTTAGGAAAAAAACTTGCGGGGTTATATAGGGAAGTCAGAATCCAGAACGAAGTTTATGTCCTATTACAACAACAATTTTATCAGGAAAAAATTCAGGAAAATAAGGATATCCCAACTGTTCAGGTATTGGATGAAGCGATACCACCAAAGAAAAAAAGTGAGCCAAAAATAGTTTTGAGTACTTTTACAGGATCAATATTAATAATGATAATCTCCATTTTTATACTACTCATTTCTAAAAAGAATAATTATAGTAAATAA
- a CDS encoding class I SAM-dependent methyltransferase has protein sequence MENDFRQVFYKVYNSKFKHDPIHSVEIEKKNEWKHFDFKIFPLIRDFSKTVSILEIGCGRGTLLEYLRNKKFTNVIGIDISKEQVDLAQSRGLNAVESDILSFLSDSNSNYDIIFAIDIVEHFDKSELVELFNALYNKLNCNGVLIIQTPNGQAMFPGRIIYGDLTHLTIFTPNSLAQILKLANFNGIVFYEKGPVMKNLKGVIRTILWEIQKFIYNILLLIYCGRGEKILSQNFICRARK, from the coding sequence ATGGAAAATGATTTTAGACAAGTATTTTATAAAGTATATAATTCCAAATTTAAACACGATCCTATTCATTCTGTTGAAATAGAGAAAAAAAACGAATGGAAGCATTTTGACTTTAAAATTTTCCCACTGATTAGAGATTTTTCAAAAACTGTAAGTATTCTCGAAATTGGATGCGGAAGGGGAACTTTACTTGAATATTTGAGAAATAAAAAATTTACAAACGTTATCGGAATTGATATTTCAAAAGAGCAAGTTGATTTAGCACAATCCAGGGGACTTAATGCAGTTGAATCTGATATTCTAAGTTTTCTTTCAGATTCAAATTCAAATTATGACATAATCTTTGCAATTGATATTGTAGAACATTTTGATAAGTCGGAATTAGTCGAGTTATTTAATGCTCTCTACAATAAATTGAATTGTAACGGTGTATTAATTATTCAAACGCCTAATGGACAGGCGATGTTTCCGGGTAGAATTATCTATGGAGATTTAACTCATCTTACAATTTTTACTCCCAATTCATTAGCACAAATCTTAAAATTAGCAAATTTTAACGGAATTGTTTTTTATGAAAAAGGTCCTGTAATGAAAAACCTTAAAGGTGTAATCAGAACTATTCTTTGGGAGATTCAAAAATTTATTTACAATATTCTACTTTTGATCTATTGTGGCAGAGGAGAAAAGATATTATCTCAAAATTTTATCTGCAGAGCTAGAAAATAA